CGAGGCGTTCGAGCGAGAGGCTCAGGTGCGCGCCGCGCTTGTCATCGGCCACGGCATGAATCTCGTCGACGATGACGGTACGGACGCGGCGAAGGTGCTCACGGCTCTTGCCCGAGGTGAGCAGGATGTAAAGCGATTCCGGCGTAGTGACAAGGATGTGCGGCGGATGCTTGAGCATCGACAGCCGCTCCTTGGCTGGAGTATCTCCGGTGCGGACGCCGGTACGAATCTCGGTCGAGAGATAGCCGCGGGCGAAGGCCAGAGCCTGTATCTCGGCCAGAGGACCGTCGAGGTTCTTCTGCACGTCGTTCGAAAGCGCCTTCAGGGGCGAGACGTACACCACCTCGGTGCAGGGCGCGAGCGTGCCCGCGATGGCCTTGCGCAGGAGTTGGTCGATGCAGACCAGAAATGCCGCGAGCGTTTTACCGGAGCCGGTGGGTGCGGAGATGAGCGTGGATTCGCCTGCGAGGATGCCGGGCCAGCCAGCCTCCTGCGGCTCGGTGGGCGTGCCGAATCTGCCGACGAACCACTCCTGCACGACCGGGTGCGCCCAGGCGAGCGAGGCAGGAACAGCCGTGGCGACAGAGGCTTCGGCAGGCATGGCCTATTCTAGCGCGTTCGTGCTTTGTTCGCCTTTTGCCTTGTGCAGAAAGTACTTACTCCAGCATCAGGACGCGGTTTCGTCCAGATCTCTTGGCGCGGTAGAGCGCCATATCGCTGCGGCGAAAGACAGCATCGAGCGTGTCGGCCGAGCCGCGAAACACGGCGACGCCGAGGCTGATCGTAACCCGGATCGTGACCCGGATTGGCGTCCCTTCCTCATCCCGTGAGGGCAGATCGAGCGCCTCGACCCGCACGCGCAGGCGCTCGGCCACGGCAAAGGCGGTCTCCGAAGTGCATGTCGGGAGCAGAACGACAAACTCTTCTCCCCCCCAACGCCCGAGGATATCGCTGGAGCGCAGCTCGGACTGGATGCACTCGGCGATGGCGCGCAGCACCTCGTCGCCGGCCAGATGACCGTGACGATCGTTGACCTGCTTGAAGTGATCGAGGTCCGCAACCAGCAGCGAGAACGGCTCGCCCGAGCGCAGGCTGCGCGCCACCTCGCGCTCGCATAGCTCACGGAACATGCGGCGATTGAAGACGCCCGTCAGCGGGTCGGTCGCGGCCAGACGCTCCAGCATGTGGCGCAGTTTGGCCGTCGTCATCCAGAAGAAACCGAAGCCGATGCCTAGCGATGAGCCCAGCATTACGATGATGCTGATGAACTGCAGCAGGCTGGGCGCGAAGATATCCTGCGGCACGCCGCGGATGGCGACGATGACCGATCGGACCAGGTTGTAGGCGGCAAAACTGAGGCAGAGGAACGCCGTCGACCACGACGGCATACGCATCCCGCGCTGCGGACGCAGGAGCAATAGACCGCTCTGGGTGGCCTGAGCCGCGATCAGGATGCTGCCGAAGACCAGCCGCATCTGGTGACTGTCGTGGACATAGGTAAAGTAGACGTGGGTGACGAGGTAGAGGCCCATCAGGACCAGGCCGAACCGCGAGATCCGTATACCCTTTTCGTACAGCTCCAGTATGGCCGAGTGAACCAGGACAAAGGCCAGCAGGATGAGGCCGTTGGCCACGATCACGGTGAAGAACGGACCGGCCCGTTCATGAAACAGCAGCAGAGCCGCGCTGACCGTGCCGCAGGCAAAAGACGCGGCTAGCCACCCCAGTCCTTTGAGGAAGGGGTTGCTGAGGCGCACGACAATCAGGCCGAGACACCCACTCCCAACAATCGACAACACCGCCATCAGGTCAAGGCGAGTATCCATTCCACTCCACGAGGTGCTGGCTGCCGCCTCTACTTTAGAGCAAAGGGTTGGCGGCTATGCCATCCACCATACAGGTACTTCGTATCGTTCTCGGGGCGGCATGGGCAAGTTGCCGGCATGGGGCCTTCTGCTGGTCGGCAGAGAACATCGTTTGTTTCCGGCCAATGGGAGGCCCATGTTGTTGATTTTTCCGTGCCGCCTCGAGAGAAAGATGCAGTACTTACATATTGCCGGAGCCTATATCCGAAGCGCGCGCGGTGGGGTCGGACTCGTCCAGATACTGCTCGATGACGCGTGCGAGCGAGCCCTGCGCGGCCAGAACAAATTCGATGGCGTCGCGGCCCGCGCCCGCACCACCGGCGTGCGGCGTCACGTAGTGCGCAATCTCTTTGACCTGCGAGCGCGCGTTGGCCGTGGCGATGGCCAGTCCGCAGATGCGGAGACAGGGCAGGTCGACGATATCGTCGCCGACGTAAGCCATCTCGTCGAGCGTGACGCCCGCCTTCGCCGCGATCTCTTGAAACGCGTGTGCTTTATGCGCCTGGCCCTGGTAGACGAACTCCAGCTTGAGGTCGCGGGCGCGCAGGGCGACCACCTGCGACTGGCGCTTGGTGATGATGCCCAGGCGCAGCCCGCCGATGCGGGCGAACGACATGCCGAGGCCGTCGTGAGCAGAGAAGCTCTTCACCTCAATGCCCGAGCCGTCGGGCTGAGGAATGATGGTAATGTCTCCGTTGGTCAGGACGCCGTCTACGTCAAAGATGAGGACTTTGATCCTGCGGGCGCGGTCTTCAGGGGTCATGGGTAGATGATACCGTGGCGGCGCTGCCACAGTCCCCACCCAATTGGGTACTTTGTGCGGTTCTCGGGGCTGGAGACCGGCAAATCAACGGCAAGGGTCCTCCCGCTGGCCGGAAAAAATGCTTACTTCCGACCAACGGGAGGACCTCAGACCTCAGGTACTGACTCACCCATACCGCCCCGAGAACGGCACGAAGTGCTAACGCCAGTAGCCTTCTACCCAGACGTAGCCGCCGCCGCGACGATCCCAGTGACCGTCGATCCAGTGAGCATACGGGCGGGGCGGAGCAAGATAGGCACCCGGCACCCAGACATAACGACGCCCATCCCAGCGGTGATATCCGGCACGCCAGGCCCAGTCGCGATGCTCGCGCGGCGGCGGCGGAATCCGCTCGACAGGACGCGCGGGCGGCCCTATGCGGACCGCTATCTGGGCTTCGGCCGCAACGGAACCGGCCGTGAGAAAGGCTGCGCAGACAGCAGTGAGAAGCAGTTTGTTCATAAGATCGTTCTCCTTAGCACTTCCCTCGCTTAGACACGGGTTGGTTTGTGAGAGTTGCGCAGAAAATCTCCGCCCGCAACCGTGGAAAACCCATTGCTATCTTTCCCGTGCCCAGCGGAGTCCCATAAGGATGTCGTCTTCCGTACAGAAGCTTTTCCTCCTGGGAAACATACAGGTTGATGCGAACGGATTCGCGACTATACTGCAACTTGATTGGAATAAGAGGAGATTCACGAATGCGGGCTTTTAAAATGATGGGCGCTCTGGCGCTGATGCCGGTCCTGGCGGCGAGCATACCGGTAGCAGGAGCACAGCAGCCGAATGCCAAGCCGGAGAAGGTGGAGGTCGAGGGCAAGCCGGTCAACGCCGCTACCCCCGGGCCGACACCGGCGGACTCCATCACCGAGAACACTGTCACCGTGGGCAGCGAGAAGATCGCCTACAAGGCCATCGCGGGCACCATCACCGTCGGGTCCACCGACGCGTACGACTCCCAACTGGGTCTGGACGGCAAGCTGCTGCCCGACGGCACGAACCCGCCCGACGCCACCAAGCCCGAGGACGCACCCGCCACCGCGCGCATCTTCTATACCGCTTACTTCAAGAAAGATGCGGCTCCGGGCACGCGGCCGGTGATGTTTTTCTACAACGGCGGCCCCGGCTCGGCGACCATGTGGCTGCACATGGGCTCGTTCGGCCCGCGCCGCGTAGTGACACCCGACACCGAGCACAAGACCGCCGCTCCCTACACCATGGTCGATAACCAGTACAGCCTGCTCGACGTAACCGACGTCGTCTTCATCGACGCGCCGGGCACGGGCTTCAGCCGCATCATGGGCAAGGACAAGGAGAAGGCGTTCTGGGGCACAGACCCGGATGCGCACGCCTTCGAGCGCTTCATCCGCCGCTTCCTCACCAAGTACGATCGCTGGAACTCGCCCAAGTACCTCTTCGGCGAATCGTATGGAACGCCGCGCTCGGCTGTACTCAGCGCCGCGTTGCAGAACGTCGATCTCAACGGCATCGTACTGCTCTCGGCCATCCTCAGCTTCGACAACTCGCCCGACCTGCCGCGCTGGAACCCCGGCGTCGATCAGGCCTACGCGCTGGCTCTGCCGACTTACGCCGCGACGGCCTTCTATCACCACAAGCTGCCCACGCAGCCTGCGGCTCTGGAGCCCTTCCTGAGCGAGGTCGAGTCGTTCGCGCTCGGCGAGTATGAGGCAGCCCTGTTGCAGGGTTCGCAGCTCTCGCCCGCGCAGAAGCAGGCCGTCGCGGAGAAGCTGCACAACTACACCGGCCTGCCGGTGGACTATCTGCTGAAATCCGACCTCCGCGTAACCGGCGGTGCTTTCACCAAGAACCTGCAGGACTCCGACGGTATGACGACAGGCCGCCTTGACACCCGCTTCAAGGGGCCGGACCTCGATCGTCTCTCGGAGGAAGCTGAGTACGATCCGCAGTCGAACGCGATCTCCTCGGCCTACACCACGGCCATCAACCAGTACATGCGCACGGAGTTGAAGTTCGGACGCGACATGACCTACAAACCTGGTGCTTATACGGAACCGGGCTTCTCGTGGGATCTGCGCCATCAGGCTCCGGGCGGTCCTCCGGTCGGACAGGGCGAGGGCGGCACCAACGTCATGCCCGACCTGGCCTACACCATGAAGACCAATCCCAACATGCACGTCATGCTGGCGGGCGGCTACTTCGACCTGGCCACGCCGTTCTTCGAGGGCATCTACGAGATGCACCATCTGCAGATCCCCGCGAAGCTACAGTCGAACATCAGCTACAAGTACTACCAGTCCGGGCACATGGTCTACGTGAACGAGAATGTGCTGAAGCAGTTCCACGACGATGTGGCCAGCTTCGTGCGCAGCACTGAATCGGGCAAGTAAAGGCAACAATCACCATGGGCCGCGCTAAATGCGCGGCCCATGGTGATTAACAGCAAAAGCGCCCTCACGCCGGGCGGGCGGCACTTCGTGCAGTATTGGACGCTGCGCGTGTTCATTGCCTCAAGCAACTCACGAGGAACCCCACCACATACTTCCCCATCGCGCCCCGCAAGCCTATCCTCAAAGAGGAAAAGCGCGATGGCCCTCACCTCACAGAACCCCACCCGCACGCTCCCCGGCGGCCGCACCCGCGCCCACCTGCTGGAGCGCGGCCCCAACGGCCTTCCTCTCTGCCGCTGGTGCAACCTCGAAATCCTCTCCAAGCGCCGCCGCACCTTCTGCTCCGACTACTGCGTCCACCAGTGGCGTCTGCGCACCGACCCCGGCTATCTCCGCGATCAGGTCTTCGCCCGCGACCGCGGCCTCTGTGCCATCTGCAAGGCCGACACCATCGCCATTTACGCGGCGCTCAAGCGTGCCCGAGGAGCCGCTCGCATCGCAGGCCTTTCACTCTACGGCATGAAGTCCATCACCTCGCGCCGCTCGCTCTGGGACGCCGACCACATCCTGCCCGTGGCCGAGGGCGGCGGCCAGTGCGATCTCGACAACCTGCGCACGCTCTGCCTTCCCTGCCATCGCGAAGCCACCGCCCAGCTTCGCCTACGCCTGCGCCGCCAGGCCTGAACACCCTCTACCCCCAAACGCGCATCCAACTACACAGATGTCGGTTGGAGATGTTGAGTGGGCTACGGCCTGCTCCATCTGTTCCCCCCGTCTGTTCGATGAGGCCTTGCTAGGTGACAGACGCGTCGCTGGGTGGCCGATCCATACCGTTCGACGAGAGGTTTAAAATATGCCCGCACTTAAAGAGTTCATTCCCAGGTTGGGACCGCAACCCGAATCCATCTGCTCCACCTGTTGCCAGGTAGTTCGTCCCACGCCTGCTGGCCCCACTCTGGCTCAGGCTCAGGCCCAGCATCGCTGCGGCGAGTTCTCTTTAAACACAACTGTCCGTTAGTGGCCTGAATAAGCAGGATTGCCCGCGCTGTTGAGGATCTAGGACAAGAAAAGAACGCATACCTCGGGGCTAAAGCTCGCGCCTGTGGCCGTTTTTGATGGCTGGGCTAAAGCCCGGACCTACCCCCAGGAACAACGGCAACAGCGCCCTCACGCCGGGCGGGCGGCACTTTGTGCGGTTCTCGACGCTGCTCGTGGTCCTCCCTCAGAAGATTACTTTCGCCATACAGCCCCCAAGACGCCACGAAGTGCGCTAGGCTCCAAACAGCTATGACTGTCGCCATCCAGACCAACCAGATTGCCAAGGGCTACGGCAAGACGCAGGCCCTGCTCCCCCTCACGCTTACCGTTCCCGAAGGCGCGGTCTTCGCGCTGGTGGGCCACAACGGAGCAGGTAAAACCACGCTCATCAAGCTGCTGATGAACATGCTGCACCCTACCTCCGGCTCAGCCACCGTCCTGGGCAAGCCAACCGCCGCCCTCACCGGCGCGGACTTCCAGCGCATCGGCTACGCCAGCGAGAACCAAGAACTGCCCGATTGGATGACCGTCGGCCAGTTCCTCAGCTACCTGCGCCCCTTCTATCCCACCTGGGACGACGAGGCTCTGGTCCGGCAGCTCGACCTGCCGCTCGACCGCAAGCTGAAGAACCTCTCCCGTGGCATGTTGATGAAGGCCGCGCTGGCCAGCATCCTGGCCTTCAGCCCATCGCTCATCCTGCTCGACGAGCCGTTCTCCGGCCTCGATCCGCTGGTGCGTGACGAGCTGATCGAAGCATTGCGACCGCGTTCGCTGGCAGCCGCGCCCACCACAGCCCAGCCGACCATCCTCATCTCCTCGCACGACCTCGCTGAGGTCGAGTCCTTCGCGACCCACATCGGCTTCCTGCATCAGGGCCAGCTCCTCTTCGCCGAAGAGATGACCTCGCTGATGGCCCGCTTCCGCGAAGTGACGGTCGCCCTCAACCCGGCCTCCGCCGCCACGTCCATCGCCCCGCCAGAATCCCGGATACCAGAGTCGTGGCTGCTGCTCGAACAGACCTCCATCGCCGCGCGCTTCGTCCATATCCACGCCGATGCGGAACCGGTCGCGGCCCAGGTCGAGGAGGTCTTCCCCGGCTCGGCCAGCCTCCAGATCGAACCGATGAGCCTGCGCGGCATCTTCCTTGCCCTGGCCAAGAGCGGACGCGCTCCCGCCGCCCTCTAAGCCACGCTGTCCCCCCGAAAGGCATCCATGCTCCAGTCCATCCACATCTTCCGCAAAGACGCCCGCCATCTGCTGCCCGAGATCGCCGTCACGCTCCTGCTCTTTGTCGCCTTCGCCTGGGCCGCGCCCTCGCACTGGACCGGCAGCGTCTACGCCGGTGCTCTGGCCCTGCTGGCCGCGTTGCTGCACGTTCTGCTGCCCATCGCGTGGCTGGTGTTGATCTCCCGTTCCATCCACGACGAGCCGCTGGTGGGCGACCGCCAGTTCTGGACCTCGCGCCCCTACCACTGGGCCAGCCTGCTGGGGGCCAAGGCGCTCTTCCTCACCGCCTTCATCTACCTGCCCTTCCTGCTGGTGCAGGTCTACCTGCTGCACCACGCCGGGCTGTACCCCACGCTGCTGATTCCGGCGCTGCTCCATAACCTGGTGCTGCTCACCGCGTTCTTCGTGCTGCCCATCGCGGCTCTGGCCGCCGTCACCGACAGCTTCGTCCGGCTGGCTCTCGCGGTCATCGCCGCCATCGTCTACCTCGTCATCATGGGCGGGTTAGTGGCCTGGACGACGTGGGGCAACATGGCTCCGCCGCACGTCACCACCGTCTTCTCGGCCCTCTTCGCGCTGCTGCTGGCCGCGATCCTGACCTTCCAGTACGCCACTCGACGTACCACCCACGCGCGTCTGGCCCTCGTCGCCCTACCCGCGCTGCTGGGGCTTATCTTCTGCCTGACCCCGGCCAGCGCGCTGATCCGCAGCAGCTACCCGGCACTCGCGGGCAGCGTCGCACCCCGGCTCTCGCCGCTACCCGACCAGCTGCGCCCCAAGCCCTCGCCCACCGACCCGCTGCAACAGTTCCG
This is a stretch of genomic DNA from Granulicella sp. WH15. It encodes these proteins:
- a CDS encoding GGDEF domain-containing protein; translation: MDTRLDLMAVLSIVGSGCLGLIVVRLSNPFLKGLGWLAASFACGTVSAALLLFHERAGPFFTVIVANGLILLAFVLVHSAILELYEKGIRISRFGLVLMGLYLVTHVYFTYVHDSHQMRLVFGSILIAAQATQSGLLLLRPQRGMRMPSWSTAFLCLSFAAYNLVRSVIVAIRGVPQDIFAPSLLQFISIIVMLGSSLGIGFGFFWMTTAKLRHMLERLAATDPLTGVFNRRMFRELCEREVARSLRSGEPFSLLVADLDHFKQVNDRHGHLAGDEVLRAIAECIQSELRSSDILGRWGGEEFVVLLPTCTSETAFAVAERLRVRVEALDLPSRDEEGTPIRVTIRVTISLGVAVFRGSADTLDAVFRRSDMALYRAKRSGRNRVLMLE
- a CDS encoding HAD hydrolase family protein → MTPEDRARRIKVLIFDVDGVLTNGDITIIPQPDGSGIEVKSFSAHDGLGMSFARIGGLRLGIITKRQSQVVALRARDLKLEFVYQGQAHKAHAFQEIAAKAGVTLDEMAYVGDDIVDLPCLRICGLAIATANARSQVKEIAHYVTPHAGGAGAGRDAIEFVLAAQGSLARVIEQYLDESDPTARASDIGSGNM
- a CDS encoding YXWGXW repeat-containing protein, encoding MNKLLLTAVCAAFLTAGSVAAEAQIAVRIGPPARPVERIPPPPREHRDWAWRAGYHRWDGRRYVWVPGAYLAPPRPYAHWIDGHWDRRGGGYVWVEGYWR
- a CDS encoding peptidase S10, which encodes MRAFKMMGALALMPVLAASIPVAGAQQPNAKPEKVEVEGKPVNAATPGPTPADSITENTVTVGSEKIAYKAIAGTITVGSTDAYDSQLGLDGKLLPDGTNPPDATKPEDAPATARIFYTAYFKKDAAPGTRPVMFFYNGGPGSATMWLHMGSFGPRRVVTPDTEHKTAAPYTMVDNQYSLLDVTDVVFIDAPGTGFSRIMGKDKEKAFWGTDPDAHAFERFIRRFLTKYDRWNSPKYLFGESYGTPRSAVLSAALQNVDLNGIVLLSAILSFDNSPDLPRWNPGVDQAYALALPTYAATAFYHHKLPTQPAALEPFLSEVESFALGEYEAALLQGSQLSPAQKQAVAEKLHNYTGLPVDYLLKSDLRVTGGAFTKNLQDSDGMTTGRLDTRFKGPDLDRLSEEAEYDPQSNAISSAYTTAINQYMRTELKFGRDMTYKPGAYTEPGFSWDLRHQAPGGPPVGQGEGGTNVMPDLAYTMKTNPNMHVMLAGGYFDLATPFFEGIYEMHHLQIPAKLQSNISYKYYQSGHMVYVNENVLKQFHDDVASFVRSTESGK
- a CDS encoding HNH endonuclease signature motif containing protein, producing MALTSQNPTRTLPGGRTRAHLLERGPNGLPLCRWCNLEILSKRRRTFCSDYCVHQWRLRTDPGYLRDQVFARDRGLCAICKADTIAIYAALKRARGAARIAGLSLYGMKSITSRRSLWDADHILPVAEGGGQCDLDNLRTLCLPCHREATAQLRLRLRRQA
- a CDS encoding ABC transporter ATP-binding protein is translated as MTVAIQTNQIAKGYGKTQALLPLTLTVPEGAVFALVGHNGAGKTTLIKLLMNMLHPTSGSATVLGKPTAALTGADFQRIGYASENQELPDWMTVGQFLSYLRPFYPTWDDEALVRQLDLPLDRKLKNLSRGMLMKAALASILAFSPSLILLDEPFSGLDPLVRDELIEALRPRSLAAAPTTAQPTILISSHDLAEVESFATHIGFLHQGQLLFAEEMTSLMARFREVTVALNPASAATSIAPPESRIPESWLLLEQTSIAARFVHIHADAEPVAAQVEEVFPGSASLQIEPMSLRGIFLALAKSGRAPAAL